The Collimonas fungivorans Ter331 genome has a segment encoding these proteins:
- a CDS encoding SDR family oxidoreductase, which translates to MENELQNALRYDGRVAIVTGAGNGLGRVHALLLGARGAHVVVNDLGGDVHGGGKSSAAADQVVAEIKAAGGSAVANYDSVEDGSRIVQTALDHFGGVDIVINNAGILRDSSFAKMSADDWDLIYRVHVLGAFRVTHAAWPHLRNKGYGRIVMTTSAAGIYGNFGQANYSMAKMGLIGMANTLAIEGAAKNVLVNTIAPLAGSRISETVMPPQMMEALKPEFVAPLAAYLCHESCRENGSLFEVGAGFHAKLRWQRTQGHHFHGQAFGPEQVARHWQEIVDFDDATYPASIGESLMSIVQDVGSPFGQSKA; encoded by the coding sequence ATGGAAAATGAATTGCAAAATGCGTTGCGTTATGACGGCCGGGTGGCGATTGTCACCGGCGCCGGCAACGGCCTGGGACGGGTGCATGCCTTGCTGCTGGGCGCGCGCGGCGCCCATGTAGTGGTGAACGACCTGGGCGGCGACGTCCATGGCGGCGGCAAGTCCAGCGCCGCTGCCGACCAGGTGGTGGCGGAGATCAAGGCGGCCGGCGGCAGCGCGGTCGCCAACTACGACTCGGTGGAAGACGGCAGCCGGATCGTGCAGACCGCGCTCGACCATTTCGGCGGCGTCGACATCGTGATCAACAATGCCGGCATCCTGCGCGACAGCAGTTTCGCCAAAATGAGCGCCGACGACTGGGACCTGATCTACCGCGTCCACGTGCTGGGCGCTTTCCGCGTCACCCATGCCGCCTGGCCGCACTTGCGCAACAAGGGCTACGGGCGCATCGTCATGACTACTTCGGCTGCCGGCATCTATGGCAATTTTGGCCAGGCCAACTACAGCATGGCGAAGATGGGTTTGATCGGCATGGCGAATACCCTGGCGATCGAAGGCGCCGCCAAGAACGTGCTGGTCAACACCATCGCGCCGCTGGCCGGTTCGCGCATTTCGGAAACGGTGATGCCGCCGCAGATGATGGAAGCGCTCAAGCCGGAGTTCGTGGCGCCGCTGGCGGCATACCTGTGCCACGAGAGTTGCCGGGAGAACGGCAGCTTGTTCGAGGTCGGCGCCGGCTTCCACGCCAAGCTGCGCTGGCAGCGCACGCAAGGCCATCATTTCCACGGACAGGCTTTCGGCCCCGAACAGGTGGCCCGGCATTGGCAAGAGATCGTCGATTTCGACGACGCTACTTATCCTGCCAGCATAGGCGAATCGCTGATGTCCATCGTGCAGGACGTCGGTTCGCCGTTTGGCCAGAGTAAGGCATGA
- a CDS encoding 3-hydroxyacyl-CoA dehydrogenase NAD-binding domain-containing protein — MSVNFQKDGDNIVTLTLDMPGRSMNVLNEALTAPFMEAIAAIEADPAIAGVIITSGKADFVAGADIEKLFQITEAQTAFDLVQQFKGFLRRLELCGRPVVAALNGTALGGGLELALACHHRIAINNPKAKFGLPEVKLGLLPGGGGTQRLPRMIGIQGALQLMLEGKELRAEEALQQGIIQELASDREDLLAKAKAWCLANPKAKQPWDDKKFRWPGGDSRSPGNGQLWAIAPSMASAKTHGNYPAATNIMSCVFEGGIVDFDTGCEIESRYFVNCALSPVAKNMIGTLWFQLNAINKGKSRPEGIAPSKVSKVGILGAGMMGAGIAYASAKAGIQVVLLDNSLETAENGKDYSSKLLDKAIKRKQQTAEGKQALLDRIRPTVDFGDLASCDLIIEAVFEDREVKATVTRKTEALISADAVFASNTSTLPITGLAQASVRPENFIGLHFFSPVDKMPLVEIIVGRQTSQQTLARGFDYVQQIKKTPIVVHDSRGFYTSRVFGTYVMEGLKLLMEGQHPRAIEMAGLQAGMPVGPLAVHDEVSLSLSLHILQQTRKDFAEAGKPFAGHPADAGLEKMVTQLDRKGKKAGKGFYDYPENESKHLWPGLQQAFPLAATQLPQKDLIERLMFVQANEAAKCYEEQVVLTVADANIGSIFGWGFAPFQGGALQYINAYGVANFVRRANQLSEQFGSYFAPAAILVKMAEQGKHFE, encoded by the coding sequence ATGAGCGTAAATTTTCAAAAAGACGGCGACAATATCGTGACCCTGACCCTGGACATGCCAGGACGGTCGATGAATGTATTGAACGAAGCGCTGACCGCGCCGTTCATGGAGGCGATCGCCGCCATCGAAGCCGACCCGGCTATCGCCGGCGTCATCATTACCTCAGGCAAGGCGGATTTCGTGGCCGGCGCCGATATCGAAAAACTGTTCCAGATTACTGAGGCGCAAACAGCCTTCGACCTGGTGCAGCAATTCAAAGGTTTCCTGCGCCGCCTCGAACTATGCGGCCGGCCGGTGGTGGCCGCGCTGAACGGCACCGCGCTGGGCGGCGGCCTGGAGCTGGCGCTGGCCTGCCATCACCGCATCGCCATCAACAATCCGAAAGCCAAGTTCGGCCTGCCGGAAGTCAAGCTCGGCCTGCTGCCGGGCGGCGGCGGCACACAACGCCTGCCGCGCATGATCGGCATCCAGGGCGCGCTGCAGCTGATGTTGGAAGGCAAGGAGCTGCGCGCCGAAGAAGCGCTGCAGCAAGGCATCATCCAGGAACTGGCGAGCGACAGGGAAGACTTGCTGGCCAAGGCCAAAGCCTGGTGCCTGGCCAATCCCAAGGCCAAGCAGCCGTGGGACGACAAGAAATTCCGCTGGCCCGGCGGCGACTCGCGCAGCCCGGGCAACGGCCAGCTGTGGGCGATTGCGCCGTCCATGGCAAGCGCCAAGACCCATGGCAATTATCCTGCGGCGACCAACATCATGAGCTGCGTATTCGAAGGCGGCATCGTCGATTTCGATACCGGCTGCGAAATCGAATCGCGCTACTTCGTCAACTGCGCCTTGTCGCCGGTCGCCAAGAACATGATCGGCACCTTGTGGTTCCAGCTGAACGCCATCAACAAGGGCAAGTCGCGCCCGGAAGGCATCGCGCCATCCAAGGTCAGCAAGGTAGGCATACTCGGCGCCGGCATGATGGGCGCCGGCATCGCCTATGCCTCGGCCAAGGCCGGCATACAAGTGGTGTTGCTGGACAACAGCCTGGAAACCGCCGAAAACGGCAAGGACTATTCCAGCAAGCTGCTCGACAAGGCGATCAAGCGCAAGCAGCAAACCGCGGAAGGCAAGCAAGCCCTGCTGGATCGCATCAGGCCGACCGTGGATTTCGGCGACCTGGCAAGCTGCGACCTGATTATCGAGGCGGTGTTTGAAGACCGCGAGGTCAAGGCAACAGTGACCCGCAAAACCGAAGCGCTGATCAGCGCCGACGCAGTGTTTGCCTCGAACACCTCTACCCTGCCGATCACCGGCCTGGCGCAGGCCAGCGTACGGCCGGAAAATTTCATCGGCCTGCATTTCTTCTCGCCGGTGGACAAGATGCCGCTGGTCGAAATCATCGTCGGCCGGCAGACCAGCCAGCAAACCCTGGCGCGCGGTTTCGACTACGTGCAGCAGATCAAGAAAACACCGATCGTAGTCCACGATTCACGCGGCTTCTACACCTCGCGCGTATTCGGCACCTATGTGATGGAAGGCTTGAAATTGCTGATGGAAGGCCAGCATCCGCGCGCCATCGAGATGGCGGGCTTGCAGGCCGGCATGCCGGTGGGGCCGCTGGCAGTGCACGATGAAGTCAGCCTGTCCTTGTCGCTGCATATCCTGCAACAGACGCGCAAGGATTTCGCCGAAGCCGGCAAACCTTTCGCCGGCCATCCGGCCGATGCCGGGCTGGAAAAAATGGTGACCCAGCTCGACCGCAAAGGCAAAAAAGCCGGCAAGGGATTTTATGATTATCCAGAAAACGAAAGCAAGCACCTGTGGCCCGGCCTGCAGCAGGCCTTCCCGCTCGCAGCCACGCAGCTGCCGCAAAAGGACTTGATCGAACGTTTGATGTTTGTGCAGGCCAACGAAGCCGCAAAGTGTTATGAGGAACAGGTAGTGCTGACCGTCGCCGACGCCAATATCGGCAGCATTTTCGGCTGGGGATTCGCACCGTTCCAGGGCGGCGCCCTGCAATACATCAACGCCTACGGCGTCGCTAATTTTGTCCGGCGCGCGAACCAGCTATCAGAGCAGTTCGGCAGTTATTTCGCACCGGCCGCGATACTGGTGAAAATGGCGGAACAAGGCAAACACTTCGAATAG
- the ugpB gene encoding sn-glycerol-3-phosphate ABC transporter substrate-binding protein UgpB, with the protein MKLKALAIACTLATMSIAAHAATEISWWHSMAGALGDRVNGLADEFNKSQSEYKVTPVYKGAYDEAMAAATAAYRAGNAPDILQVFEVGTATMMYSKGAIKPVSEVMKLAGEPFDPSAYVPAIGGYYAAPKGGGLLSLPFNSSTTVMFYNKDMFTKAGLDPNKPPVTWQELAVDAAKLKASGAKCAYTTTWQSWVELESFSTWHNVEFASKNNGFDGLDTRLKFNSPLHVKHIENLANWAKQGYFTYAGRKDEATSKFYAGECGILTGSSSSYADIAKNSKFKFGIATLPYYNDVPGAPQNTMIGGASLWVMGGKKTEDYKGVAKFFKFLSKPEVQAKWHQETGYLPTTTAAYEITRKSGFYERNPGTDVPVKQMITKTTDKSRGIRLGNMPQIRTIIDEELENVWTGKITPKQALDTAVERGNLLLERFEKTNK; encoded by the coding sequence ATGAAATTGAAAGCACTGGCTATCGCTTGCACACTAGCGACCATGAGCATTGCGGCGCACGCCGCCACCGAGATATCGTGGTGGCACTCGATGGCCGGCGCACTCGGCGACCGCGTCAACGGCCTGGCCGACGAATTCAACAAGAGCCAGTCGGAATACAAGGTCACCCCGGTTTACAAAGGCGCCTACGACGAAGCCATGGCAGCTGCAACCGCCGCCTACCGCGCCGGCAACGCGCCCGACATCCTGCAGGTGTTCGAAGTCGGCACCGCCACCATGATGTATTCCAAGGGCGCCATCAAGCCGGTGTCGGAAGTCATGAAGCTGGCCGGCGAACCGTTCGATCCTTCCGCCTACGTGCCGGCCATCGGCGGCTATTACGCTGCGCCTAAGGGCGGCGGCCTGCTGTCGCTGCCGTTCAACAGTTCGACCACTGTGATGTTCTATAACAAGGACATGTTCACCAAGGCCGGGCTCGATCCCAACAAACCGCCGGTGACCTGGCAGGAACTCGCGGTCGACGCCGCCAAGCTGAAAGCCAGCGGCGCCAAGTGCGCCTACACCACCACCTGGCAATCGTGGGTCGAGCTGGAATCGTTCTCGACCTGGCACAACGTTGAGTTCGCCTCCAAGAACAATGGTTTCGACGGCCTCGACACGCGCCTGAAATTCAACAGCCCGCTGCACGTCAAGCATATCGAAAACCTGGCCAACTGGGCCAAGCAAGGCTACTTCACCTACGCCGGGCGCAAGGATGAAGCCACCTCGAAATTCTATGCCGGCGAATGCGGCATCCTGACCGGTTCGTCGTCCAGCTATGCCGACATCGCCAAGAATTCCAAGTTCAAGTTCGGCATCGCCACCCTGCCGTATTACAACGACGTGCCGGGCGCGCCGCAAAACACCATGATAGGCGGCGCTTCGCTGTGGGTCATGGGCGGCAAGAAAACCGAAGACTACAAGGGCGTCGCCAAGTTCTTCAAGTTCCTGTCGAAACCGGAAGTGCAGGCCAAATGGCATCAGGAAACCGGCTACCTGCCGACTACCACCGCGGCTTACGAAATCACCCGGAAGTCCGGTTTCTATGAGCGCAATCCCGGCACCGATGTTCCAGTCAAGCAGATGATCACCAAGACTACCGACAAGTCGCGCGGCATCCGCCTCGGCAACATGCCGCAGATCCGCACCATCATCGATGAAGAACTGGAAAACGTCTGGACCGGCAAGATCACGCCGAAACAGGCGCTGGACACCGCGGTGGAGCGCGGCAACCTGCTGCTGGAACGTTTCGAAAAAACCAACAAGTA
- a CDS encoding acyl-CoA dehydrogenase family protein, whose protein sequence is MIPRLLFNSDHEEFRQSLRRFLQAEVLPRHAAWEEQGFVDRDVWQRAGELGFLCTNMPENYGGSGVDRKFSTIVLEELASSNASGIGWPLHSDIVAPYLLRYGSEELKQAWLPKMAAGTAITAIAMTEPGTGSDLQAIQTTAIEDGDDYIVNGSKIFITNGYNSDMVVVAVKVGDKSRGAKNVSLLVIEAGRPGFSKGKPLKKIGMKAQDTCELFFDNVRVPKSNIIGQVGAGFTMLMQELAWERLLIAITSVANAEAMLTATIEYTRDRQAFGRAVSSFQNTRFKLAEMKTELQIARVFVDRCVELEVAGELRVDAAAAAKYWCSDLQGKVLDQCLQLHGGYGFMQEYPVARAYIDARAQRIYGGTNEIMKEIISRSI, encoded by the coding sequence ATGATCCCGCGCCTGCTGTTCAATTCCGACCACGAGGAGTTTCGCCAGAGTTTGCGTCGTTTCCTGCAGGCTGAGGTCTTGCCGCGCCATGCCGCCTGGGAGGAGCAGGGTTTTGTCGACCGCGATGTCTGGCAGCGCGCCGGCGAGCTGGGTTTCCTGTGCACCAACATGCCGGAAAACTACGGCGGCTCCGGCGTCGACCGCAAGTTCAGCACCATCGTGCTGGAAGAGCTGGCCAGCAGCAACGCCTCGGGCATAGGCTGGCCGCTGCATTCCGACATCGTGGCGCCTTACCTGCTGCGGTACGGCAGCGAAGAGCTGAAGCAGGCCTGGCTGCCGAAGATGGCCGCCGGCACCGCGATCACGGCGATCGCGATGACCGAACCGGGCACCGGCTCGGACCTGCAGGCGATACAGACCACGGCGATCGAGGACGGCGACGACTACATCGTCAATGGTTCCAAGATATTCATCACCAACGGCTATAACAGCGACATGGTGGTGGTGGCGGTCAAGGTTGGCGACAAGAGCCGCGGAGCGAAGAATGTGTCCTTGCTGGTGATCGAGGCCGGCCGGCCCGGTTTCAGCAAGGGCAAGCCGCTGAAGAAGATCGGCATGAAGGCGCAGGATACCTGCGAGCTGTTCTTTGACAATGTGCGGGTCCCGAAGAGCAACATCATCGGCCAGGTCGGCGCCGGTTTCACCATGCTGATGCAAGAGCTGGCCTGGGAGCGCCTGCTGATTGCGATCACCTCGGTCGCCAATGCGGAAGCCATGCTCACCGCAACCATCGAATACACGCGCGACAGGCAAGCCTTCGGCCGCGCCGTGTCGTCGTTCCAGAATACGCGCTTCAAGCTGGCCGAGATGAAAACCGAACTGCAGATCGCGCGCGTGTTTGTGGATCGCTGCGTCGAGCTGGAAGTGGCAGGCGAATTGCGGGTTGACGCAGCGGCGGCCGCCAAGTACTGGTGCTCCGATTTGCAAGGCAAGGTGCTGGACCAGTGCTTGCAATTGCATGGCGGTTACGGTTTCATGCAGGAGTACCCGGTTGCGCGTGCGTATATCGATGCGCGCGCCCAGCGTATCTACGGCGGCACCAACGAAATCATGAAAGAGATCATTTCCCGATCAATATGA
- a CDS encoding acetyl-CoA C-acetyltransferase, translated as MTEAYIFDSVRTPRGKGKKDGSLHQVTPVNLLAQLLQALEQRNRLDTSQVDDVVLGCVTPVGEQGADIARTAVLYAGWDQSVAGVTQSRFCASGLESVNLAAMKVMSGQEQLVVAGGVESMSRWAMGSDGGAWFMDPRVNQVTGFAPQGIGADLIATLENFSRSDVDNFALQSQKKAAHARAEGYFKKSLVPVTDLNGLVVLDHDEYIRAQTTIENLAALNPAFEQIGQMGFDATALRKYTTVEKINHVHHAGNSSGIVDGAALVLVGSKEMGQKLGLKPRARIVATAVTGSEPTIMLTGIAPAARKALAKAKMSAKDIDLFEINEAFAAVVMRAIRDLEIDPARVNVNGGSIAMGHPLGATGAMILGTALDELERSGKKTALISLCVGGGMGIATIIERV; from the coding sequence ATGACTGAAGCCTATATTTTCGATTCCGTACGGACCCCGCGCGGCAAGGGCAAGAAAGACGGCAGCCTGCACCAGGTCACGCCGGTCAACCTGCTGGCCCAGCTGCTGCAGGCGCTGGAGCAGCGCAACCGCCTCGATACTTCGCAGGTCGACGACGTCGTGCTCGGCTGCGTGACGCCGGTCGGCGAGCAAGGCGCCGATATCGCCCGCACCGCGGTGCTGTATGCCGGCTGGGACCAGTCGGTGGCGGGCGTGACGCAATCGCGCTTTTGCGCTTCCGGCCTGGAATCGGTCAACCTGGCGGCGATGAAAGTCATGTCCGGCCAAGAGCAGCTGGTGGTGGCCGGCGGCGTCGAAAGCATGTCGCGCTGGGCCATGGGTTCGGACGGCGGGGCCTGGTTCATGGACCCGCGGGTCAACCAGGTCACCGGCTTTGCGCCGCAAGGCATAGGGGCCGACCTGATCGCGACGCTGGAAAATTTCTCGCGCAGCGATGTCGACAACTTTGCCCTGCAGTCACAGAAAAAGGCGGCCCATGCGCGCGCCGAAGGTTATTTCAAAAAATCGCTGGTGCCGGTGACCGACCTCAACGGCCTGGTAGTGCTGGACCACGATGAATACATCCGCGCCCAGACCACCATCGAAAACCTGGCGGCCTTGAATCCCGCTTTCGAGCAGATCGGCCAGATGGGTTTCGACGCCACCGCGCTGCGCAAGTACACCACCGTCGAAAAAATCAACCATGTGCACCACGCCGGCAATTCTTCCGGCATCGTCGACGGCGCCGCGCTGGTGCTGGTCGGCAGCAAGGAGATGGGGCAGAAGCTGGGACTGAAGCCGCGCGCTCGGATTGTCGCCACTGCCGTCACCGGCTCGGAGCCAACCATCATGCTGACCGGCATCGCTCCGGCTGCGCGCAAAGCGCTGGCCAAGGCCAAGATGTCGGCCAAGGACATCGACCTGTTTGAAATCAATGAAGCGTTTGCCGCAGTCGTGATGCGCGCCATCCGCGACCTGGAGATCGATCCGGCGCGGGTCAACGTCAACGGCGGCTCGATCGCCATGGGCCATCCGCTGGGCGCAACTGGCGCCATGATCCTCGGCACCGCGCTCGACGAGCTGGAGCGCAGCGGCAAGAAGACTGCCCTGATCTCGCTGTGCGTGGGCGGCGGCATGGGCATCGCCACCATCATTGAACGTGTCTAA
- a CDS encoding CaiB/BaiF CoA transferase family protein, which translates to MANPLLSGIRVLDLTRLLPGPFCSLYLAQMGAEVVKLEEPQGGDYARMLSPELFTLVNRGKKSVTLDLRQPEAVAVLKVMVSQADVLIESLRPGVMDKLGCGYQELKIINPRLVYAALTGYGQTGPYKDRAGHDMNYCAYAGLLDQSGAAGGPPALSNFQSADLAGGALTCALGILAAVIGARASGQGTMVDVGMLDGTLALQALSLATVRTLGASAARGGDILSGGLANYSIYACADGKHVAMAALEPKFFLNFCKTVERPDLAAMPLAPGPDGAALRSALEALFKTRSRDEWELLLADRDCCVSGIYTPQEALDNPQVKARGLVRMEDGKPLPELPIKFSDAAGAAGDCPALGADTSSVLAGLGFGAAALAALRASGAI; encoded by the coding sequence ATGGCTAATCCGCTGCTGTCCGGCATCCGGGTGCTCGACCTGACCCGTTTGCTGCCCGGTCCCTTTTGCAGCCTTTACCTGGCGCAGATGGGGGCCGAGGTGGTCAAGCTGGAAGAGCCGCAAGGCGGCGACTACGCACGCATGCTGTCGCCTGAATTGTTCACCCTGGTCAATCGCGGCAAGAAATCGGTGACCCTCGATTTGCGGCAGCCGGAAGCGGTCGCCGTGCTGAAGGTCATGGTGTCGCAAGCCGACGTCCTGATCGAATCGCTCCGGCCCGGCGTGATGGACAAGCTGGGCTGCGGCTACCAGGAACTGAAGATCATCAATCCGCGCCTGGTCTACGCCGCGCTGACTGGCTACGGCCAGACCGGCCCCTACAAGGACCGGGCCGGGCACGACATGAATTACTGCGCCTACGCCGGCCTGCTGGACCAGAGCGGCGCCGCCGGCGGTCCGCCGGCGCTGTCGAACTTCCAGAGCGCCGACCTGGCCGGCGGCGCGCTGACCTGCGCCCTGGGCATCCTGGCGGCGGTGATAGGCGCCCGCGCCTCGGGCCAGGGCACCATGGTCGACGTCGGCATGCTGGACGGCACGCTGGCGCTGCAGGCGCTGTCGCTGGCAACCGTCCGCACCCTGGGCGCGAGCGCGGCGCGCGGCGGCGATATCTTGAGCGGCGGCCTGGCCAACTACAGCATTTACGCCTGCGCCGACGGCAAGCACGTGGCGATGGCGGCGCTGGAGCCCAAATTCTTCCTCAATTTCTGCAAGACCGTCGAGCGGCCCGACCTAGCGGCCATGCCGCTGGCGCCGGGGCCGGATGGCGCAGCTTTGCGGAGCGCCCTGGAGGCGTTGTTCAAGACCCGCTCGCGCGATGAATGGGAGTTGCTGCTGGCTGACCGCGACTGCTGCGTATCGGGCATCTACACCCCGCAGGAAGCGCTGGACAACCCGCAGGTCAAGGCACGCGGCCTGGTGCGGATGGAAGACGGCAAGCCGTTGCCGGAGCTGCCGATCAAGTTCAGCGATGCGGCCGGCGCGGCTGGCGATTGTCCGGCATTGGGCGCTGATACCTCCAGCGTACTGGCGGGATTGGGATTTGGCGCGGCGGCGCTGGCGGCACTGCGCGCAAGCGGCGCGATTTGA
- a CDS encoding SCP2 sterol-binding domain-containing protein translates to MTVNDIIKLMPSGLNSVAAADMKSSIQFDIAKPMYLLIDHGTCTAHEGVVDAPDVALTMADEDLKAMLKGELNGAMAFMSGKLKLKGDLMLAQRIPSLFDASKIG, encoded by the coding sequence ATGACAGTCAACGACATCATCAAGCTCATGCCGTCGGGCCTGAACAGCGTAGCCGCGGCGGACATGAAAAGCAGCATCCAGTTCGATATTGCGAAACCGATGTACCTGCTGATCGATCATGGCACATGCACTGCGCACGAAGGCGTGGTCGATGCGCCGGATGTGGCGCTGACCATGGCCGACGAGGATTTGAAGGCGATGCTGAAAGGCGAACTCAACGGCGCCATGGCGTTCATGAGCGGCAAGCTGAAACTGAAAGGCGACCTGATGCTGGCCCAGCGCATTCCTTCCCTGTTCGACGCCAGCAAGATCGGCTGA
- a CDS encoding AMP-binding protein: MDVQKNPVQMLLQWASQKPDMPWLFQPVDGQWRAITRGQGCDQVSRMAAALKAMDWEPGSRICISGRNTAHWIMADLAIAMVGHVSVGLYPKQAAATTRYIFEHSEAKAVFLGPMPDADDFMGAIPESVCTISFPYQETPAGRFKWDELVAANQPMTDYQAPPQEALMTLIYTSGTTGNPKGVMLSYGNVLFAVYSIMDLAPSPTQERYFSYMPLAHAFERFAIAIPSCYNGGEVHFLENVDKMGEQLAQVAPTRFFGVPLVYSRIQNAILHKMPQRKLDRLMAIPLLRNIIRRKIRTAVGLQNTRICLSGAAPIPVALLDWYRRNLGLEVLQGYAPTEASVYSSACLPGNNRSGSVGKPPPNAGFRLSDEGEILFKHPGLMMGYYKDPESTSAAFTADGYLRTGDKGRVDQDGYLYITGRVKDIFKTAKGKYVAPAPIECSLARNTDLENLLFIGSGMNQPVMAVTLTAAARSKPRAEVEQQLIADMALVNATLEPHEKIAKCVVLKDAWSIDNGLMTPTMKVKRGEVEKRYAALMEKELQIRNAVGWE; encoded by the coding sequence ATGGACGTGCAAAAGAATCCGGTGCAAATGCTGTTGCAGTGGGCGTCGCAGAAGCCCGACATGCCTTGGCTGTTCCAGCCGGTCGATGGCCAGTGGCGAGCCATCACAAGAGGCCAGGGCTGCGACCAGGTCAGCCGCATGGCGGCGGCGCTGAAGGCGATGGACTGGGAACCCGGCAGCCGCATCTGCATCTCCGGCCGCAACACCGCGCACTGGATCATGGCCGACCTGGCGATCGCCATGGTTGGGCATGTCAGCGTCGGCCTGTACCCGAAACAGGCGGCGGCCACCACACGTTATATCTTCGAACATAGCGAGGCCAAGGCGGTGTTCCTCGGCCCCATGCCGGACGCCGACGATTTCATGGGGGCGATTCCGGAATCGGTCTGCACCATCTCGTTTCCCTACCAGGAAACGCCGGCGGGCCGGTTCAAGTGGGACGAACTGGTTGCGGCCAACCAACCGATGACGGACTACCAGGCGCCGCCGCAGGAGGCGCTGATGACCCTGATCTACACTTCCGGCACCACCGGCAATCCGAAGGGGGTGATGCTCAGTTACGGCAACGTATTGTTCGCGGTGTACAGCATCATGGACCTGGCGCCGTCGCCTACCCAGGAACGCTATTTTTCATACATGCCGCTGGCGCACGCATTCGAGCGCTTTGCGATCGCCATCCCCAGCTGCTACAACGGCGGCGAAGTGCATTTCCTGGAAAACGTCGACAAGATGGGCGAGCAGCTGGCGCAGGTGGCGCCGACCCGTTTTTTTGGCGTGCCGCTGGTTTACAGCCGGATACAGAACGCCATCCTGCACAAGATGCCGCAGCGGAAACTGGACCGGCTGATGGCGATTCCCCTGTTGCGGAACATCATCCGGCGCAAGATCCGCACCGCCGTCGGCTTGCAGAATACCCGCATTTGCCTGTCCGGCGCGGCGCCGATACCGGTGGCGTTGCTGGACTGGTACCGCCGCAACCTGGGGCTGGAAGTGCTGCAAGGTTATGCGCCGACCGAAGCCTCGGTCTATTCCAGCGCTTGCCTGCCGGGCAATAACCGCAGCGGTTCGGTCGGCAAGCCGCCGCCGAATGCAGGATTCAGATTGTCGGATGAAGGCGAAATCCTGTTCAAGCACCCAGGGCTCATGATGGGATACTACAAAGACCCCGAGAGCACCAGTGCCGCCTTCACTGCGGATGGCTACCTGCGCACCGGCGATAAAGGCAGGGTGGACCAGGACGGATACCTGTATATTACCGGCCGCGTCAAAGACATCTTTAAAACCGCCAAGGGGAAATATGTGGCGCCCGCGCCTATCGAATGTTCGCTGGCGCGCAATACCGACCTGGAGAACCTGTTGTTCATCGGCAGCGGCATGAACCAGCCGGTGATGGCGGTGACCCTGACCGCAGCCGCGCGCAGCAAGCCGCGGGCAGAAGTAGAGCAGCAGCTGATCGCCGACATGGCGCTGGTCAATGCGACGCTGGAGCCGCATGAAAAGATCGCCAAATGCGTGGTGCTGAAAGACGCCTGGAGCATAGACAACGGACTGATGACGCCGACCATGAAAGTCAAGCGCGGCGAAGTGGAAAAACGTTATGCTGCGTTGATGGAGAAGGAACTGCAGATACGCAACGCGGTCGGATGGGAATGA